From Psychrobacillus sp. FSL K6-2836, a single genomic window includes:
- a CDS encoding NAD-dependent epimerase/dehydratase family protein, with translation MARRVAIVVGATGFTGQFLVKQLCESEEYAAVSVIVRRDFSYKHAKLDIRVKDFDKLGENDLDIADDLFCCLGTTMKKAKSKKNFERVDLEYPLRIASLAKKRGIPNFHVISAVGSNKKSLFFYSQVKGRMEEGLIEMELPHLFIYKPSLLTGDRGEFRLAERLSEGIFQLLNPLLIGPLKRMRSIEAEQLAFAMYYYAIHNKKKNITIYKPLDILNAKTSPVLEEKPISREELFNWDNRKDIFVDGEKVNK, from the coding sequence ATGGCTAGAAGAGTAGCTATAGTAGTAGGTGCAACCGGTTTTACTGGACAGTTTTTAGTAAAACAATTATGTGAGAGCGAAGAATATGCTGCAGTTTCAGTGATAGTCAGAAGAGATTTTTCTTATAAACATGCCAAATTAGACATTCGAGTAAAGGATTTTGATAAATTAGGGGAAAATGATTTAGATATTGCGGATGACCTATTTTGCTGTCTAGGAACTACGATGAAAAAAGCTAAATCAAAAAAGAACTTTGAGAGAGTAGATTTAGAATACCCACTACGAATTGCTTCCTTAGCCAAAAAACGTGGGATTCCAAATTTTCATGTGATCTCTGCAGTTGGCTCCAATAAAAAATCTCTTTTTTTCTATAGCCAGGTGAAGGGCAGGATGGAGGAGGGATTAATAGAAATGGAATTACCGCATCTTTTCATTTATAAACCGTCCTTACTTACGGGAGACCGAGGCGAGTTTCGCTTAGCAGAGCGCCTATCTGAAGGTATTTTCCAACTATTAAATCCTTTATTAATAGGACCTTTAAAAAGAATGCGCTCCATTGAAGCGGAGCAACTAGCTTTTGCTATGTACTATTACGCAATACATAATAAAAAGAAGAATATAACAATTTATAAACCATTAGATATATTAAATGCTAAAACTTCGCCGGTATTAGAAGAAAAGCCGATTTCACGAGAAGAATTATTCAATTGGGATAATCGAAAGGATATTTTTGTTGATGGGGAAAAAGTGAACAAGTAA
- a CDS encoding SE1832 family protein produces MTKSQLQSEIAELKLDYINLQGDMEKLESNGHPTQVENAERRLAKMEEKLAELNKQLAEL; encoded by the coding sequence ATGACAAAGTCACAGCTACAATCAGAAATTGCAGAGCTGAAATTGGACTATATTAACTTGCAAGGTGATATGGAAAAATTAGAATCAAATGGCCATCCTACTCAGGTTGAAAATGCTGAACGTAGACTAGCGAAAATGGAAGAAAAACTTGCAGAACTAAACAAACAGCTCGCGGAATTATAA
- a CDS encoding ABC-F family ATP-binding cassette domain-containing protein, whose amino-acid sequence MSLLVENLGHTFGDRTLFKEVSFRLVEGEHVGLVGANGVGKSTLMNILTGEIIHDEGRVEWLPGTHYGYLDQHTRLESGRTMFDTLRDAFLPLYKKEAELNEIIGKMAEATPEELEVLLEQMAEIQDALDAGDFYSLDMKVEEVARGLGLDAIGLDRPVEALSGGQRTKVLLAKLLLEKPKVLLLDEPTNYLDEEHVNWLSNYLKNYPHAFLLISHDTEFMNGIVGVIFQLEFSKLTRYTASYEKFLELAELNKRQHIDAYEKQQDFIKKQEDFIAKNKARYSTTGRAKSRQKQLDRIERIDRPETAAKPEFSFKESRSPSRYVVEAEHLEIGYDKALLPPLTFTIERGEKIALVGMNGVGKSTLLKTILGKIPPLNGKVTRGDFLTPCYFEQEVKADNITPIEAIWETYPSMGQAQVRGALARTGLKSEHISRPLSSLSGGEQAKVRLCKLMMEETNWLIFDEPTNHLDIHAKEELKRAMTEFKGTIVLVSHEPEFYEGLVTKVWNVEEWFSTGKEVIKE is encoded by the coding sequence ATGAGCTTATTAGTAGAAAATTTAGGACATACATTCGGAGATCGTACCCTTTTCAAGGAAGTTTCATTTCGCTTAGTCGAAGGTGAGCATGTAGGTCTTGTAGGTGCAAATGGTGTTGGAAAATCAACATTGATGAATATATTAACAGGAGAAATCATTCACGACGAAGGCCGGGTGGAATGGCTACCAGGTACCCATTACGGATACTTAGATCAGCACACTCGTCTAGAATCGGGTCGTACGATGTTTGATACGCTTCGCGATGCTTTTTTACCGCTTTATAAAAAAGAAGCAGAGTTAAACGAAATTATTGGCAAAATGGCAGAAGCTACTCCCGAAGAGCTTGAAGTGTTATTGGAGCAAATGGCAGAAATTCAAGATGCTTTAGATGCTGGTGACTTTTATTCATTGGATATGAAGGTAGAAGAGGTTGCTCGAGGTCTAGGATTGGACGCTATTGGGTTAGACCGCCCAGTGGAAGCACTTTCTGGGGGTCAGCGTACAAAGGTATTACTTGCCAAGCTATTATTAGAAAAGCCTAAAGTATTATTACTGGATGAGCCTACCAACTATTTAGATGAAGAGCATGTAAACTGGCTATCCAACTATTTGAAAAACTATCCCCATGCTTTTTTATTAATCTCGCATGACACTGAATTCATGAATGGTATTGTAGGAGTCATCTTCCAGTTAGAATTTTCAAAACTGACAAGATACACAGCATCCTACGAGAAGTTCTTAGAGCTTGCCGAGTTGAATAAAAGACAGCATATCGATGCTTATGAGAAGCAGCAGGATTTCATAAAAAAACAAGAAGACTTTATCGCTAAAAATAAAGCACGATACTCAACGACAGGACGAGCAAAATCTCGTCAAAAACAGCTAGACCGAATCGAACGAATTGATCGTCCTGAAACGGCTGCAAAACCAGAATTTAGCTTCAAGGAATCTCGCAGCCCTAGTCGCTACGTTGTAGAAGCAGAGCATTTGGAAATCGGCTATGATAAGGCGTTACTACCTCCATTGACATTTACAATTGAGCGTGGTGAAAAAATAGCCCTAGTCGGCATGAACGGGGTCGGTAAATCGACTTTACTAAAAACAATCCTTGGCAAAATACCTCCTCTAAACGGAAAAGTAACACGTGGTGATTTCTTAACCCCTTGTTATTTCGAACAGGAAGTAAAAGCCGACAATATCACACCGATCGAAGCTATCTGGGAAACGTATCCAAGCATGGGACAAGCCCAAGTGCGTGGCGCATTAGCTAGAACTGGTCTAAAGAGCGAGCATATCTCCCGTCCGCTATCTAGTTTAAGTGGTGGCGAACAAGCAAAAGTTCGTCTATGTAAATTAATGATGGAAGAAACGAACTGGTTAATCTTCGATGAGCCGACAAACCATCTGGATATACATGCAAAAGAAGAGTTGAAACGTGCTATGACCGAGTTCAAAGGCACAATTGTGCTAGTTAGCCATGAACCAGAATTTTACGAAGGCCTTGTAACAAAAGTATGGAACGTGGAAGAATGGTTCTCTACAGGTAAAGAGGTCATTAAAGAATAA
- a CDS encoding dipeptidase, giving the protein MSQLTTLDHYFTEKREEHLEELKQFLRIPSISSLSEHKEDMQKGAQWLADSLTKAGLDNVLVDKTSGHPVVYADWLHAEGKPTMLIYGHYDVQPVDPLNLWDSEPFEPQMRDNKLYARGSSDDKGQVFMHVKAIEALLQTNKNLPVNVKFLIEGEEEVGSPNLEEYIENNKAKLAADVIVISDTGMQGPGQPAVCYGLRGLCGVQIDVKGAKGDLHSGLYGGGVQNSIHALVSILESFRDAEGTIEVEGFYDNVRSLSAEEREAYASLGFDEDELKAEVGVDELFGEKGYTHLERVWARPTLEINGVFGGFSGEGIKTVLPSEAGAKITCRLVPDQDPDEIVAKLRAHIEKNKPVGVTVTLTEFDKGKPFITPFDHPAIQAAGRSYEKVYNVPTAYTRGGGSIPIVAAFDEILGLPVVLMGFGLSSENFHAPNEHFHLENFDQGLRVIGDYYFELAELSKEDLKK; this is encoded by the coding sequence ATGAGTCAATTAACTACATTAGACCATTATTTTACAGAAAAAAGAGAAGAACATTTAGAAGAATTAAAACAGTTTTTACGTATCCCAAGTATTTCTTCTTTATCTGAACATAAAGAGGATATGCAAAAGGGCGCTCAGTGGCTAGCTGATTCCTTAACAAAAGCAGGATTGGACAACGTCTTAGTCGATAAAACTAGCGGACATCCAGTTGTCTATGCTGATTGGTTACATGCTGAAGGCAAGCCTACAATGCTTATATACGGGCATTATGATGTTCAACCAGTAGATCCCCTTAATCTATGGGATAGCGAACCATTTGAACCTCAAATGAGGGACAATAAATTATACGCACGTGGATCAAGTGATGATAAAGGGCAAGTATTTATGCACGTAAAAGCTATTGAAGCACTTCTTCAAACAAATAAAAACTTACCTGTAAATGTTAAGTTTTTAATTGAAGGAGAAGAAGAAGTTGGTAGCCCTAATCTAGAAGAATATATTGAAAATAATAAAGCAAAACTTGCAGCAGACGTTATCGTAATTTCCGATACAGGGATGCAGGGCCCTGGACAGCCAGCAGTTTGCTACGGTTTGCGCGGGTTATGCGGCGTTCAAATTGATGTAAAAGGTGCAAAAGGTGATCTTCACTCCGGACTTTATGGTGGTGGCGTTCAAAACTCCATCCATGCATTAGTTTCTATATTAGAATCTTTCCGTGATGCTGAGGGAACAATTGAAGTAGAAGGTTTCTATGACAATGTCCGTTCTTTATCTGCAGAAGAAAGAGAAGCTTATGCCTCCCTTGGCTTCGACGAAGATGAATTGAAGGCCGAAGTTGGTGTTGATGAATTATTCGGCGAAAAAGGCTACACTCATTTAGAACGTGTCTGGGCACGCCCTACTTTAGAGATCAATGGTGTCTTCGGAGGTTTCTCTGGTGAAGGTATTAAAACAGTACTTCCAAGTGAAGCAGGTGCTAAAATCACTTGTCGATTAGTACCCGATCAAGATCCAGACGAAATTGTTGCTAAACTAAGAGCACATATTGAAAAGAACAAGCCAGTTGGAGTAACTGTTACACTAACGGAATTCGATAAAGGTAAACCGTTCATCACTCCTTTCGACCATCCTGCTATACAAGCAGCTGGGCGCAGTTACGAAAAAGTATATAACGTTCCTACAGCATATACTCGGGGCGGAGGTTCTATTCCTATTGTTGCTGCATTTGACGAAATTCTTGGACTTCCGGTCGTATTAATGGGCTTTGGCTTGTCTTCAGAAAATTTCCATGCACCTAACGAGCACTTCCATTTAGAAAACTTTGACCAAGGCCTACGTGTAATTGGGGATTACTATTTTGAGTTAGCTGAGCTTTCGAAAGAAGATTTAAAGAAATAA
- a CDS encoding hemolysin family protein — protein MYIEFVLFALSVLVSLFLSGSETALMTVNRTKVQLRAEQGDTESEKLLALLSKPDRMIITILVGNTVANISMAVILILIAEQFEWHIGWSIAILTVFIILFCEVLPKTIAATFSDRVVYVVSPLIRLLVIILRPITAFISEITNLFIRIGSKGAITETTITKEELLSMVDLASTDGTFEDEESERIKGMLDFPNKDVSDVLSTHRTEVVGIPIEATYEEVRDTILEHHYTRYPVYDDSLDTIVGMFYSKKFIEWSMDTSVGLDTFIDKDPVFVVQTLSVEKVFKLMLTHKKHMAIVLDEYGGTLGIVTHEDLIEEMIGQEIEDETDDDEEILVHEMTESRLVCAGRMEIEEVNSLFNISIVNENETIGGFVLDQLGHVPEENEQFAYEDLMVEINEMDRSRIVKLTITKREEATWPEPEKQED, from the coding sequence TTGTACATAGAATTTGTACTTTTTGCTCTTTCAGTACTTGTATCCCTTTTTCTATCAGGTAGTGAAACAGCGTTAATGACAGTTAATAGGACGAAGGTCCAGCTAAGAGCGGAACAGGGAGACACAGAATCGGAGAAACTACTTGCCCTACTATCTAAGCCGGACCGAATGATTATCACTATCTTAGTAGGAAATACAGTAGCAAATATAAGTATGGCAGTAATTTTAATATTGATCGCAGAGCAGTTTGAATGGCATATTGGTTGGTCTATTGCCATTTTAACAGTGTTTATTATTTTATTTTGTGAAGTACTTCCCAAAACGATTGCCGCTACGTTTTCGGATCGAGTTGTGTATGTAGTTTCTCCACTTATACGCTTGCTTGTCATCATTTTGCGTCCAATTACAGCTTTTATATCTGAAATCACGAATTTATTTATTCGAATTGGTTCAAAAGGTGCTATAACAGAAACGACAATTACGAAAGAAGAGCTACTATCTATGGTTGATCTTGCTTCAACGGATGGAACCTTTGAAGATGAAGAATCAGAACGCATAAAAGGAATGCTCGATTTTCCAAATAAGGATGTCTCTGATGTTTTGTCTACACATAGAACAGAAGTAGTAGGTATTCCTATTGAAGCTACATATGAAGAAGTTCGAGATACCATTCTGGAGCATCATTATACAAGATATCCGGTTTATGACGATAGCTTAGATACAATTGTTGGTATGTTTTATTCGAAAAAGTTTATCGAATGGTCAATGGATACATCTGTAGGGCTCGATACATTTATCGATAAAGATCCAGTATTTGTCGTACAAACCTTGAGTGTAGAAAAAGTATTTAAACTAATGCTGACCCATAAAAAACATATGGCTATTGTATTAGATGAATATGGTGGAACACTTGGAATCGTAACCCATGAAGATTTAATAGAAGAAATGATTGGGCAGGAAATAGAAGACGAAACAGATGATGACGAAGAAATTCTTGTCCATGAGATGACGGAAAGCCGTTTAGTCTGTGCAGGTAGAATGGAAATTGAAGAAGTCAATTCACTATTCAACATTTCTATTGTCAATGAAAATGAAACAATCGGTGGCTTTGTCTTAGATCAATTAGGGCATGTGCCAGAAGAGAATGAACAATTCGCTTACGAGGATTTAATGGTCGAGATCAATGAAATGGATCGCAGTCGTATTGTTAAGTTGACTATCACGAAAAGAGAAGAGGCTACATGGCCTGAACCCGAAAAACAAGAGGACTAG
- a CDS encoding RNA polymerase sigma factor, which yields MQVQLEEIYEEYNRYIYYLSLKLTKNQIEAEDLMQEVWVKVVRYESYMKEVDHVKAWLTTICMNTFRDRYRKQVRRSKYVANQPEQLDISLLDLIAADVLTVEEQLEKEDVGEMIRTKVSELDGIYQKTVMYFYVHQFSLIEIAEVMKVSIGTVKSRLFRAKQRLKELIMNDEIAKESLVLA from the coding sequence ATGCAGGTTCAATTAGAAGAAATTTACGAGGAATATAATCGTTATATATATTATTTATCTTTGAAATTAACTAAAAACCAAATAGAAGCTGAAGACTTAATGCAAGAAGTTTGGGTAAAAGTCGTACGATACGAGTCTTATATGAAAGAAGTGGATCATGTAAAAGCATGGTTAACGACTATTTGTATGAATACATTTCGCGATCGATACCGCAAACAGGTAAGACGCAGCAAATACGTAGCAAATCAGCCAGAGCAATTAGATATTTCTTTGCTGGACTTAATCGCAGCAGATGTATTAACAGTTGAAGAGCAATTAGAGAAAGAAGACGTTGGTGAAATGATTAGAACCAAAGTTAGTGAATTAGATGGTATATATCAGAAAACAGTAATGTATTTCTATGTACATCAATTTTCCCTAATCGAAATTGCGGAAGTAATGAAGGTATCAATAGGTACAGTAAAATCTAGATTGTTCCGTGCAAAACAACGTTTGAAAGAATTAATAATGAATGACGAAATTGCAAAAGAATCATTAGTGTTAGCGTAA